A segment of the Anopheles cruzii chromosome 2, idAnoCruzAS_RS32_06, whole genome shotgun sequence genome:
AGAGCCGAAAAAGTAAGTCAAGCAAGGAGTGTAGGTCAGTTAAAGTGTCAAGATCAAAGCCCAAGTCGAAAGCGTTTTATAATTCTATTGGGCTGAATCTTTTGCAAGACCTTGTCCAGTCCAGAGGCAGTGTTTTGGACAAATTTGGCACTATTCACTGGCTTTTTAACATTATTTAGACTTGTGTGACTTTTGTTAATGGTCAATGTTTCGGCATTTCAGGTTCGATGCATATCGAGCACTTTTGTGTAGTCagcatttttcaaatgctttcAAACTATGGGCGGGTGGCCTATTAAGTATGGACTCTATGCAAACCGCTCCCACGGTCAGTCTGAGCATCAGGAACCCACCCTTTTGGAAACCACCGTTTTGGACTTGAACCATTGTCACAACCTTCTTATTGTTGATATCCtatgaaaatataatttttttcaacAACTACAACAATGCTTCCTCGACCTGCAATCCTGTATGCAGCCATAAATCATTACCATTATGCTACACTTTTGCATGTATGCTCTGCATGTATCCGTGGttccaaacgaaacgaaatatGATTTCGAAATGCTTGTGAAATAACACTTACCGaaaacgatggcgatgatttgTGGCCACTCCAGGCATCCAAGGTTTTAAGCGAATTTGCTGCGAATCACTCATCAAATCCTGCCGGAAAGCCTCACACAACCGCACCACAATCACCGatgcacacaaaaacacatgGACGCAGCATActtctatcaaacgtttaaataatagttcagGAGTTGGTAAAAGTAGGTAATATTTaattgtttgtaaattaaaaataatgctatgaaataatttatgctttGCGGTAAAATAACTTAGATTTTTCGTATAGGTTCAATTTCCTACCCCCTCAAATATgctgtgtgtttatttgctccAATCCAAACTCCAAACTTAAAGACCAAGAAAAGACAAACCAAAGTTAGTTAACgaaacaattaattattttcccataatttttaaattcaattattaattaacaaactaaGTTATTTTTCCATACAAACTAAATTATTTGCTCATAGAAACTAAAATATTTTATCGTAGAAACTAAATCATTTTTCCATACAAACGCTTTCATAcaactttttgttttattcccGTCTCGCACACAAGTTATACACAATATATGCTATTTTCGCAGCACACCTTCTCCTTTTATGTACCTTGGCCAGTGCAAAACGTCAACGAAACGTCACCAGAAAACGGCAGGCCAAGAATTGTAGCAAAAGGAAAGGGggcaaacgaaagcaaaccgaGCTGGTACGCACAGTTTCGGTCCGCGCCATCCGCTCTCTCGGCCAGAAAATCAGGAACGCTAATTTCTAATTAATTGTGGTTGGCACGGGTATCTCGTCGGGTGAGTTATCCGCAGCATTCGGTGCGCTCCGTTTTCGTCCGTGTGTGAGGAaggccgcgccgcgcgcaaCTCGACACAAttttcgtcatcgtcgtcgtaacgTAACGAGGTCCCCCGACCGCCGCTCTCGTTGGCCAATTGTGCTGTTTATCACTGTGATAATCGTCGCCACCACTGATTCCTGCGAGTGCGAACAGCCTTCGAGCAGTCCCAAGTGGGAAGtggggcagcagcagggagAGCAGCTGTGCAAAGGTCAGCCATTGACGGAACATCCGAACATCCGGAGTGTAGTCGCGATCCTTTGTCCCCTCGATAGACGAGTAGACGACGGCGAAGGAAGGGTAGGGGAGGCGAACCCGTGTGCCCCCGCCCAGCACAGGCGCAAGTAAACAATAATTAGAGTGAAAATCACCAACCCCAAAGGCGCCCGCAGTGAATCGCGAAACACTTTCGCTCCTCCGCGgccgaaaggaaaggaaagcgaCCGCAAAGAGGCGGCCGACTCCGGATTGTTGcacacacgggggggggggggttgtgatcgttttgtgtgctgtgtgtgtgtgtgtgtgaagtgatGGAATCCGTTGTAAGGATTCCCCTGGGCAAAGCAAAGGTGGCCCCAGGACACCTGGTCCCCGGCCGCAGGTGAAGTGCTTCCGGTTGTGCGTATGCGTgtgagaaagagtgagagagcgtgAGAAGAGACACAGAATCCTGCAAGGCCTGCTGCGTTGATTGGCGGACGACTGTCATCTCCTCGATTCGGAACGGATAGTCCGGCCGCCGCCTCACAGACTGAGCTGCCTTCGCCCTTCGTCCATCATGGGGCTGCTGTTTGCGAAAATCTGGAGCCTCTTCGGCAACGAAGGTaagagcgtgtgtgttgcggcGGTCACAACACGCACATCATCAGGGCCGCAGAAGGAAGTTCATTGGCCCACATTCGCCCAGCTGGTCTTGCACCTTACACGCTGCTCTCCCctcaccaccgccagcagtgAAAGGTCTTCGATCTCGATCACGGTCGCCGTGGCTCAGCGTGGCTCACCTTTGCGCTCCAGTTCGTGCGCTCCGTAGATTCAGTTCATTGTAGTAACGCGGTTATCAGcggatggcggtggcccgCTTGTTTGCGGGCCACCGCGCCATTATCAACGAGTAAACCGTGGAACCGTGATCTCCTCACGAACTGTGGCAAGGTGGCGCGTGGTGGGGATTACTTGCAGGGCCACTGTTTGTCCTCCGCCCGCTAGGAGATGAAATGTACAAATTCTTTCCACAAGCAACGCAGCAGAAGCTGCGATTCGATTTTACTCCGCGATAAGAGTAACGTTAAATATTGAAACATCTATTTCTCCACTTGACGCACACCTACAGCCTGCTGaggcagcggccgcggccacttTGATTGCACTAAAGTAGACCCCATTAGTTTCAATGTGCCGCTGACCAacaccacggcgacgacgacgacgacggcgagcgcCAAAGGGGGGTTGCTGGTCGGTTGCCAAATAACAGAGCgcgatcaacaacaaccacaacccgTCCAATCAACAGGTTTCAGCCACAGCCACCAAATGACGCGTCTACCATGACGACGATCAGACAGCAAACCCCTTCCGATTTTGCTCTAATcgcctgtctctctctctctctcttcttccACACCCCAGTGGCCACCCAAACGAGGAGGTCccaaaatgcaaacaaacttttacacatttttcgaAGGtcaatgcgcgcgcgcgcgttggaaagtgaaaccgaGATTCCGGTTGTTGCTGCAACCGATGATTACCTcgatggccgtgtgtgtgtgtccagtgATTGGCCATCTTAGAAGTCGTTCGCCTTGTTTGCCTCCCCAAGGGAAGCTAACCGGGCCCAAAACGTGATTGGTCGGGGAAAACAATAGTCAGCTGTGCTGTGGGTAAAGGTCACATTCGCGGAACTGATCCTACTTCAGAGCCACGTGCCAGGGTCCCGTTTCTTTGGGGCGTCCCGTGCGAATTGCGTAAAAACCATGTTGATTAACCATTTTGCTTAGTTACTTttgcaaccggaaaccggatgGAAACTATATATTTCGTTGtccaaatttatgctccaaatACGCAAAAACAAAGTTCTCAAAGTACTAGGTAAACTCGTATTAAGATCAAGCTACTTTCACCGAGTGTCTCCCAAACCCCCCCGGCCGGTGTTCATTTAAATCCCGGGCCGTTCGGCGGTGTCTGTGCCGTGTCTTAACCTAAATAACTTCAAACTAACTGTCACACGATTCTGCACGGTCCACGGTTGTGTGGTGGGGCGCAAAACTTTCGTTTGCGACCCGTGCGACCGTCGTATGGTTTGCAAGAAACTACGTCAATCTGCGGCTGCACGTGTGGCGGGCAAACGAAGAGTCGGTCGAGGAGAGTCTCTTGCCCCGCTCCGGGAGACCCACATGCGAAGCCGTACTAGTTGCTGCACTCCATAAGAGGGGAACTGCCTTTGTTTGAAGGCGAACGAACTTACCACCCCAAAGGGGTAGTTGGTGGATGACACGAGGAGCGCGTTCCGTCCCGCAAACGGGGTGCGGAGGTAGCCAAGTCGTACGATTCTGAGCAACCTTGTCCCCTACGCCCACCGAAAGGGTGCCCTCTTGGCTTCGCATTAACCTAATAAGTTCGGTCCTGATCCGTATCCGTAGTTCAGCGGTTCTTAAACGTGCTGGTCGACGATCGAGACTGTGTAAAGGACCAGTCAAGTTTCAGGTTAACTCAGAGCGCAAGTGATAAGGATTGTTCACTAACACTGACTTTAGTGCAGAACTAgccattttcaacaaattatGAAATTTCCAAAAGTTTTCTTATAAGTCTTAATATTACTTATGTTACCATGATTTCGTAGTTAGGGGACGGCTTCAAGCCACCCTGGGAACCACTGTTCTGTGAACGGGGTCCCCCTCGCCGTatcgaccaaccgaccggacAAAGAGGTGGCAACAAgggatggtggccaccgcggcccgAGTTAGCCGTGGTATGCGTGGTGAGGGTGTTGCAGACATTCCTCTGCGCCAAAGCCACTCTACGGTCATGCGTGAGATAATCTACCAATCAGTGCGGGCACGATCGGGTCGGATAATGTCACGGTCGATCGACCATTAGGCACGACTTCGGCGATGCTCTGTGTATGATCATCGACCCCGTCCCCACCCGTTTGGGGCCTCCCTCGGTTTTTGATACACATACATATTTTCTAAACTGTTGTCGCGCGCGTCCGTCGGTGGGAAGTTCCGATTCGGGGGTTCGGCCGAGAGTGACCGGCGTATTTTCTGCTTTAATTGACAATTACGGAACCGACGGGTCTAAAAGCGTGTCCCGGGTTCAATTGTGGCCCTCGGCCGTGCAGCTCACTGCGTGGGCCCTTTCGCTGAGAGGTCGTTAGCTACGAAGGGGACCCGTTTTGAGCACTGATAGTGGTGTAACGCCAAAAATGCCCGGAGGTCGTAGACCGTGACaaatagaaaaacgaaaaaaatcgcCGCAAGCAAGCAATTATAGTTTGTTTAATCACCCTTCTGCTATTTGGGCGACACTGATCGTCGTTTGTGAGCCACATTGATATTCACTGATCGTCAAACGTAACATTAAACTGTAAGCCAACCgtgaaatggttttcctttgaTGTTCCAGTTCCCCGTTGTATTCCATCGTAATTTAGGACATCGTTTAATATGTAATATGCCATGCAAGAACGTTTCTGATCACCGATCTCTTTGGGAACCATGATCCACCTAAAAAAAACCAGCTCCCCGGGGTTGtatcgtttatttttggatgTACTGACAAAACAAACTCGCTaatgtttatttgctttctgttccgttttaGAACACAAACTCGTCATGGTGGGACTGGACAACGCCGGCAAGACGACCATTCTGTACCAGTTTCTGATGAACGAAGTGGTTCACACGAGCCcaacgatcggatcgaacgtggAAGAGGTACGCACGCAGCCGTTACAAATCAACTTCGGTCGGAACTCGCGGCCAGGTCGCAATGTAAACATCCGAAAGTGCGAAAGGAGGCAAAAGTTGTAGCACCCGGTGACCAATGGCCACTTCGTAAGCCGCTTACCGGTGACGGTTGTCCATTTGCCTGGTTTCTCCTTCATTCGCCGTGCTCCGTGTTTTCGTACCACGCAACTTATATGAGTCacaactgtttgtttgttcttttacCGCGCCTCGCAGATCGTGTGGAAAAATATTCACTTTCTGGTGTGGGACCTCGGCGGGCAGCAGAGCTTACGGGCCGCGTGGAGCACCTactacacaaacacagagGTGGGTAGGCGCCCGGACCTGGGCTAAGGATAGCAAAACCGCTTGTGACGCACTCGCGTGACACACGTGATCGTCTTGGAGGATAACCGAAtttggttccgtttcttcCTTAGTTCATCATCATGGTTATAGACTCGACCGATCGCGAGCGGTTAGCGGTGACACGTGAGGAATTGTACAAAATGTTGCAGCATGAAGACTTAACCAAGGCCAGTTTGCTGGTGTACGCCAACAAGCAGGTATGTGTAGAAACCGGGACTATGAATCGTTCATGTGACTGGCTGGGATTGTGCTtacattaatttcaatttaagcCCCATGACGGACTAATCCGTACCACTTACTTCAAAAGGTCGCACCGGCAAGAGGCCGGTTTATGGTTTACGAACACTAACTAGGTTCATTTTCGAATGAAGCCCGAGGCGTTTCGGGCCACCACCTACCCGAAGCTTTGCAATAAAactttcccctttttccgaCCTTTCCCACAGGATCTAAAAGACTCGATGAGTGCGGCTGAAATTTCCAAACAATTAGACCTGACCTCCATCAAGAAGCACCAGTGGCACATACAGTCCTGCTGCGCACTGACCGGCGAAGGGTGAGTACCACTTCCGGGCGGCCCCGAACGACCGAATGAGGATTTTTGTAATTATAACCTCATCTTTCCCCTTCGGCAGCCTGTACCAAGGGCTGGAATGGATAGCCCAGCGGATCAAGAAGAAATGACACCGGCAGGAGTAAAACTACTCGTGTAACTCCGTTTTACCGGGCCAATGCTTCCCTTCCTTTTCGACGACGAGGCGCCCGAAAGCGCTGACGAACGGATTCGGCCACCCATAACACACTCACCCATTACTCAAGCAAGCTCCTTTCTTCCCCCACTAATTACGAGAACGCATTCGAGCCAAACGTACGGGTGGATGCGCTGACCCAGACCCCGGTGTTTACAATGGACGGGCGGAGTAAGAGAGTTGCCAAAGCAGGGCGCGCGGGGGTCAGCACAGGTACAGGAAGTAAGGTAGTGCGTTTAATTAAACTCAAACTCTAGGATAAGCAGGGGAACACAGTCATCCGGACGAGCCGAACTGaaattatggttttttttgggaacgTCTGGCGTCTGCCGAGCAGCTCCACCTTCCTTAGCTGTGGATGCTGTGGGTGCGAGTCAAGAAACGAGTCAGGTGTATGAATGATACTGTTGTATGAACGAGTTAGATTAAACGTAATCGTTATTAAACAACTCCTCCACTCCGTCAAAGCATTGTACAGACACGCGGCCGGAAGTCGCAGATTATTGACGCCGAAGACGCTTTTGACGGTTAACTCAATCGCAAACCAAACCCCGTGCGCCAAGCGGCCCAATCGTTCCACCAAATACGTCCCGTGCAGGAAGTAGACAAGAACCACGCtcatgatcgatcgatgaagcGATGGAGGAACATCGGGCAAGATGGTGCAGATCGCATACATTTGTGAGGTTTCAAATCAGATCTGCAAACTGAACGTTTAAACGCGATGCGGGTGATGACGTGCATTGCGGGAACTGGGTACCGATCCGGCTGGATGCAGTCTGCATCTTTCTCCTGTTTTTAGCAATCAGCAGAAGATCAGCTCtttaaatcaaacacaacTAACATGTAAACGCTATGTTATAgattaatttttatgtttaactCTTCGTTCGCTAACTGGATCCAAGAGGGGGGCCAACTGGGCAGGAACTGACGCTGGGCACAGGATACTATATACTGTAaattgtgtgtgtatgtctgGCAggagttgaagaaaaatgttggAAGAATAAACCTATTCGTCGTGTGAATGCTGCGATGTTAGGAGCGATAGGTGACCC
Coding sequences within it:
- the LOC128275933 gene encoding ADP-ribosylation factor-like protein 5B, coding for MGLLFAKIWSLFGNEEHKLVMVGLDNAGKTTILYQFLMNEVVHTSPTIGSNVEEIVWKNIHFLVWDLGGQQSLRAAWSTYYTNTEFIIMVIDSTDRERLAVTREELYKMLQHEDLTKASLLVYANKQDLKDSMSAAEISKQLDLTSIKKHQWHIQSCCALTGEGLYQGLEWIAQRIKKK